A section of the Streptomyces sp. NBC_01591 genome encodes:
- a CDS encoding response regulator transcription factor produces the protein MPVSVLLVDDEPLVRAGLRAVLEAQPDIEVVGEAGDGAAVIPLLHQLRPDVVAMDVRMPLMDGIEATRVVLRTVPDPPKILVVTTFENDEYVYEALRAGADGFLLKRARPAEIVHAVRLVAEGESLLFPAAVRQLAAEYGTSKARAAMDRTALTERESAVLRLMARGLSNAEIAAKLVVGVETVKTHVSAVLTKLGARDRTQAVIAAYESGFVAPG, from the coding sequence ATGCCGGTTAGCGTACTTCTGGTCGACGACGAACCCCTCGTCCGCGCGGGGCTGCGCGCGGTCCTCGAGGCTCAGCCCGATATCGAGGTGGTGGGTGAGGCGGGCGACGGTGCCGCCGTGATCCCACTGCTGCATCAGCTGCGCCCCGATGTGGTGGCCATGGATGTCAGGATGCCGTTGATGGACGGTATCGAGGCCACACGGGTGGTGCTGCGCACAGTGCCGGATCCGCCGAAGATCCTGGTGGTGACCACATTCGAGAACGACGAGTACGTCTATGAGGCGCTGCGTGCCGGTGCGGACGGCTTTCTCCTCAAACGTGCCCGGCCCGCCGAGATCGTGCATGCGGTGCGTCTGGTCGCCGAGGGTGAGTCGCTGCTCTTCCCGGCGGCGGTCCGGCAGCTCGCCGCCGAGTACGGGACGAGCAAGGCGCGAGCGGCCATGGACCGGACAGCGCTCACCGAGCGGGAATCCGCGGTCCTCCGGCTGATGGCCCGTGGCCTGTCGAACGCCGAGATCGCTGCCAAACTCGTGGTCGGCGTCGAGACGGTGAAGACCCATGTCAGTGCCGTACTGACCAAGTTGGGTGCGCGGGACCGTACCCAGGCGGTGATCGCGGCGTACGAATCCGGGTTCGTCGCTCCGGGCTGA
- a CDS encoding ROK family protein — translation MGRLTGGDPSLLRRINSAVVLHALRGADSPTLTDLTRITGLSRPTVEGVMEGLFEAGLVVESVPDGGETRRQGRPARRFRFRAEAGHLLGIEIGPHRVSALLSGLDGRIIGAGAREVSETACADDRLDKVRAVVADLLRRTGVARSSLRAVGVGSPGIVEADGTVRLGTALPGWTGLALGERLRRSFRCPVLVENDANAAAVAEHWKGAATESDDIVFVLAGLSPGAGSLIGGRLHRGFGGAAGEIGALHLLGREVTPERLLSTTDTPLDPLDEPAVAVVFAEARHGDVRAQAAVERFIQRLVHDVAALVLALDPELVVVGGWATGLDDVLDPLRSELARYCLRPPRVTLSLLGEAAVATGALRLALDHVEEQLFAVEGTVTARR, via the coding sequence GTGGGCCGGCTGACCGGTGGGGATCCGTCGCTGTTGCGACGCATCAATTCCGCGGTGGTGCTGCACGCTCTGCGTGGCGCCGACTCCCCGACTCTGACGGACCTGACCCGGATCACCGGACTGTCCCGTCCGACGGTCGAGGGTGTCATGGAGGGGCTCTTCGAGGCCGGTCTGGTCGTCGAGTCGGTTCCCGACGGGGGTGAGACCCGACGCCAGGGGCGGCCGGCCCGCCGGTTCCGGTTCCGCGCCGAGGCCGGCCATCTGCTCGGCATCGAGATCGGCCCGCATCGTGTCTCCGCGCTGCTGTCGGGGCTGGACGGCCGGATCATCGGCGCGGGTGCCCGCGAGGTGTCGGAGACCGCCTGCGCCGATGACCGGCTCGACAAGGTCAGGGCCGTGGTGGCCGACCTCCTGCGGCGGACGGGTGTGGCCAGAAGCAGTCTCCGTGCGGTAGGGGTCGGCAGTCCTGGCATCGTGGAGGCCGACGGGACGGTTCGGCTGGGGACCGCGCTGCCGGGCTGGACGGGTCTCGCGCTGGGTGAGCGGCTGAGGCGCTCCTTCCGCTGCCCCGTCCTGGTGGAGAACGACGCCAATGCTGCGGCGGTCGCGGAGCACTGGAAGGGTGCGGCCACCGAGTCCGACGACATCGTGTTCGTCCTGGCGGGGCTCAGCCCGGGCGCCGGTTCGCTGATCGGCGGGCGGCTGCACCGCGGTTTCGGCGGCGCCGCGGGCGAGATCGGCGCGCTGCATCTGCTCGGCCGCGAGGTGACTCCGGAGCGGCTTCTGTCCACGACGGACACTCCGCTGGATCCGTTGGACGAGCCCGCGGTCGCCGTTGTGTTCGCGGAGGCACGGCACGGCGATGTCCGGGCGCAGGCGGCGGTCGAGCGGTTCATTCAGCGCCTGGTGCACGATGTCGCGGCGCTGGTTCTGGCGCTGGACCCCGAGCTCGTGGTGGTGGGTGGCTGGGCCACCGGGCTGGACGATGTGCTCGATCCGCTCCGTAGCGAACTGGCCCGCTACTGTCTTCGGCCGCCACGGGTCACGCTGTCGCTGCTCGGTGAGGCGGCGGTCGCCACCGGTGCCCTGCGGCTGGCTCTCGACCACGTCGAGGAGCAGCTCTTCGCGGTGGAGGGAACGGTGACGGCCCGCCGCTGA
- a CDS encoding GntR family transcriptional regulator, with product MGTTQLETVQEPKYWHLKTVLSEALDSDFAVGEILPNERELAARFGVARATLRQALEQLELEGRLQRRRGVGTTVAPPRVGVAVSTAQRDWSGGGAAEAWQPVDCSTAVPPSSVVAVLDVEADEAVHIVRRIRVTHGQTVAAELLYIPSSSVPELSAIDAPSGPARARRVLRELHRLDLDGQDRSVELGSARVDDAKELDRLPGAPVLVVTTRYLVAGGTAALSVATYRADTCRLTFGDSGDLEISHHGQERQAS from the coding sequence GTGGGGACCACGCAGCTGGAAACGGTGCAGGAGCCGAAGTACTGGCACCTCAAGACCGTGCTCAGTGAGGCACTCGACTCGGACTTTGCGGTGGGGGAGATCCTGCCCAACGAACGCGAGCTCGCCGCTCGCTTCGGAGTCGCCCGAGCCACGCTCCGGCAGGCTCTGGAACAGCTCGAACTCGAAGGAAGGCTGCAGCGTCGGCGAGGCGTCGGGACCACCGTCGCCCCGCCGCGCGTCGGGGTCGCCGTCTCCACGGCACAGCGGGACTGGTCCGGCGGCGGTGCGGCAGAGGCCTGGCAGCCGGTGGACTGCTCGACGGCCGTCCCGCCGTCGTCAGTGGTGGCCGTGCTCGACGTGGAAGCCGACGAGGCAGTGCACATCGTGCGCCGGATACGGGTGACCCACGGACAGACGGTCGCGGCGGAGCTCCTGTACATCCCGTCGTCGTCCGTGCCCGAACTCTCCGCGATCGACGCCCCGTCCGGGCCGGCCCGGGCCCGTCGTGTCCTGCGCGAACTGCACCGTCTCGACCTCGACGGTCAGGACCGGTCGGTGGAGCTCGGCTCGGCACGGGTGGACGACGCCAAGGAGCTCGACCGGCTTCCCGGCGCCCCCGTGCTAGTCGTCACCACCCGCTACCTCGTGGCGGGCGGCACCGCTGCGCTCTCCGTTGCCACGTACCGGGCCGACACCTGCCGGCTCACCTTCGGTGACTCGGGCGACCTGGAGATCAGCCACCACGGCCAGGAGCGCCAGGCCTCCTGA